The proteins below come from a single Aptenodytes patagonicus chromosome 2, bAptPat1.pri.cur, whole genome shotgun sequence genomic window:
- the IL7 gene encoding interleukin-7 has protein sequence MFHAFFRSIFRVLPLLLVLSPVNSSSCAMGNRTTEIRVKYENILSHDIDELVNMSAEYRDRCCKNKKHENSKVFFCNDTQEIESLQSMACNMLRFFHKQKISKSFRWKAALVSCGTLQLLQCKCERHKKEKVCTQVNTHNKEDTETGEQSKKKCNQEFCELKENISSLRSCWNKFEKIISR, from the exons ATGTTCCATG CCTTTTTTAGATCTATCTTTCGGGTTCTGCCACTGCTCCTTGTTCTGTCTCCAGTGAATTCATCTAGTTGTGCAATGGGAAATAGAACAACTGAAATCCGTGTGAAGTATGAGAATATACTAAGCCATGACATCGATGAGCTG GTAAATATGTCTGCAGAGTATCGTGACAGGTGCTGCAAgaataaaaaacatgaaaatagcaAAGTGTTTTTCTGCAATGATACTCAG GAAATAGAATCACTACAGAGTATGGCATGCAACATGCTCAGATTCTTTCACAAgcaaaaaatcagcaaaagcttCAGATGGAAAGCAGCATTAGTCTCATGTGGGACACTACAGCTTCTACAGTGCAAATGTGAaagacataaaaaagaaaag GTTTGCACGCAGGTAAATACACATAATAAAGAAGATACAGAAACAGGTGAACAGTCCAAAAAGAAATGTAACCAAGAATTTtgtgaactgaaagaaaatatatctaGCCTTCGATCCTGCTGGAATaaatttgagaaaataatttccaggTGA